The genomic window GTCGTGGTCGGTGAGCGCGACGACGTCGAGCCCCGCGGCGGCGGCGTTGCGCACCAGCTCGGCGGGCGTGTCGGTGCCGTCGGACGCCGTGGAGTGGGTGTGCAGGTCGATGCGCACGGCACGGGCTCCCGGAGAGGCGCGGACAGGGGACGAAGCCAAGGATAGCTTCCGCCCGGACCTGCGATTCCCAGGGCCGCAGCGACTCAGGCCAGCAGCCTGGGGGTCAGAGCACCGCAGGGCAGCAGATCGACCTCGGCGCCCGCGTCGCGCAGGTCGGTCAGCACCAGCTCGTCGTACATCAGCAGGCCGCTCTCCTCGGGCCAGACGATGGCCCACAGCCACAGACCGCGGGCCTCGCCCGCGAAGACGACCCGGTCGTCGGGTGCGCCGCTGACATGCCACAGGGCGGTCGGGCGGCCGGCGGCCAGCACCTTGGCGTGCGGCGGTGTGTTCACGCACATGTTCGGACCGGGGTCGGGGCCGTCGATGCCGGCGTAACGGGCGCCGAGCCCGACCCCCAGCTCCTCCGCGATCAGCATCAGCTCGCCGGGTCCGCCGAAGGGCCCGGGACCGGAGCAGGCCACCGCGGTGGCCCGGCCGCCGCTGCGGTCGTCGCCCGCGGCGGCGACCCCGGAGAACAGCCAGCCGACGGGCAGCGGCCAGGGCATCCACACCGGCACCTGCGCCCGGTGGACGACCACTCCGAGGCCCTCGACGCTCGGCGGGACGACGGGCTGCAGCGGGTGCACGGTGCCGTGCACATCGCACTGCCAGGAGTCGGCGAAGAGGCCGGGCGCCCTGACCCTGCCACCGCACTTCGGGCAACTGGGTTCGCCCCTCATAAATCCCCACGGTCCTCCCACACCGTGCCCGCGTCAAGGACGATCACCCGTCCGGACCTTCCGCCTCCGCGCGGCGGACGGGCGCCCGCCGGGCGAGCGTCAGGGGAGGGTCACACCGCGGCGGAGCGGGTCGCGGAGGTCGGTGGGGTGGGTGAGCCAGAGGGAGCGCAGGGCGTCGGCGCCGTGGACCCGCTTCCAGGCCGCCTCGTTCGGGGTCATGGGAAGCAGCGGGTAGAAGCTGACCGGGTCGCTGGGCACGGGGAGCAGGAGGTCGTCGACGAGGCCGCCGGGCTCGGCGACCAGGAAGGACGTGAAGGGGGCCCCGGGCCAGAGCGGCTCGCCGACGTCCATCGCGTTGCCGGCGGCCAGGACGACGCCCTCGACCTGCGGGGACGCCGCCACCACGGCCAGCGGGCGCAGCACCGCGGAGGTGTCGGCGCGCCCGGCCCTGACGGTGAGGACGACCTCGGCGCGCGGCCCGCGCAACGGGTCGGCGAGCACGGCGACCGGGTCGGCCATGGGCTGGGCCGACATCCCGAGGGTGGCGTACCGCACCAGGTCGTCCGTGGTGAAACGGAGCACCTCGACACGCTCGGCCCCGACGAAGGTGACGGCCGCGCGGGCATCGGGTTCACCGAAGGCGGACCGCAGCCGGGCCTCGACCAGTGCCAGGATTTCACCCATGCGGCGAGCATAGATCGCGTAAGGATCGCGCCGGGCGCGACATTGTCGTCACCGGGGCTTGCTAAGGTGGGGCGTTCGCGCGTACGTCATCCCCCAGCGGGGACGGCCGGAGGAGGTGGGGACTGACATGGATCCTAGTCGACCGTGCAGTACCGGCCGCTCTTCCCTTGCCGCCGCCTCGCACGCAGTGTGACCCGCTGAGCCCTCGCGTTCCTTACCCGGCTGCCATGCCGTGAAACGCGATCCGCCACGGCCTGCCGCGGAGCGTCCCTGTTTCGGGAGAGCGCCCTGAACTGCCTCGTGATCACCGAAGCCTGATCAACAGCTGCAGCATTTCAGTTCAGTGCGGCGTGATGCCGTCGGCCAGTCCGTGAAGGAGCTTGCCATGTCGATGATCCGTGATCTTCGCGCAGTCGTGCGTCCCGCGCTGCGCAAGTCCACCGCTTCGTACGACTACGGCCCGACGCGGGACGCGATCACCGGCACCAGCGCGGTCGTCGACTGCGCCGTCTACCGCGACGGGGTGCGGTGCACCGACAGCATCGGGCTGCGCGACGCGCTGGACACGGTGCGTGCCGGGCGGGCGTCCGAGCAGTGCGACGGCAGCGACGGCTTCGTGTGGATCGGGCTGCACGAGCCGACCGAGCAGGAGTTCGCCGGGATCGCGGAGGAGTTCGGGCTGCACCCGCTGGCCGTCGAGGACGCGGTGCACGCGCACCAGCGACCCAAGCTGGAGCGGTACGACAATTCGCTGTTCACCGTCTTCAAGACGATCCGCTACGTCGAGCACGCCGAGCTCACCGCGACCAGCGAGGTGGTGGAGTCCGGCGAGGTGATGGTCTTCACCGGCCGGTACTTCGTGATCACCGTGCGGCACGGCGGCCACGGCTCGCTGCGTGCGCTGCGGCACCGCCTGGAGGACGACCCGGAGCTGCTCGCCAAGGGCCCCTCCGCCGTCCTGCACGCGATCGCCGACCAGGTGGTGGACGACTACCTGGCGGTGTCCGACGCGGTCCAGGACGACATCGACGAGGTGGAGATCGACGTCTTCTCCGCCGAGCCCGGCAAGTCCTCGCGCGGTGGTGACGCGGGGCGGATCTACCAGCTCAAGCGGGAGGTGCTGGAGTTCAAGCGGGCGGTCTCGCCGCTGCTGCGGCCGATGCAGCTGCTCGGCGAGCGGCCGATGCGGCTGATCGACCCGGAGATCCAGAAGTACTTCCGCGACGTCGCCGACCATGTCGCCCGGGTGCACGAGCAGGTCACCGGCTTCGACGACCTGCTGAACTCCATCCTGCAGGCCAACCTGGCGCAGGCGACCGTCGTGCAGAACGAGGACATGCGCAAGATCACCGCCTGGGCGGCGATCCTGGCGGTCCCGACGATGATCACCGGTGTCTACGGGATGAACTTCGACCACATGCCGGAGCTGCACTGGCAGTACGGCTACCCGACCGTGGTGGGCGCGATCCTGGTCATCTGCTACGTCATCCACCGCGGTTTCCGCCGCAACGGGTGGCTCTGACCAGCCGCGCTAC from Streptomyces sp. NBC_01198 includes these protein-coding regions:
- a CDS encoding suppressor of fused domain protein, producing the protein MGEILALVEARLRSAFGEPDARAAVTFVGAERVEVLRFTTDDLVRYATLGMSAQPMADPVAVLADPLRGPRAEVVLTVRAGRADTSAVLRPLAVVAASPQVEGVVLAAGNAMDVGEPLWPGAPFTSFLVAEPGGLVDDLLLPVPSDPVSFYPLLPMTPNEAAWKRVHGADALRSLWLTHPTDLRDPLRRGVTLP
- a CDS encoding DUF6758 family protein; this translates as MRGEPSCPKCGGRVRAPGLFADSWQCDVHGTVHPLQPVVPPSVEGLGVVVHRAQVPVWMPWPLPVGWLFSGVAAAGDDRSGGRATAVACSGPGPFGGPGELMLIAEELGVGLGARYAGIDGPDPGPNMCVNTPPHAKVLAAGRPTALWHVSGAPDDRVVFAGEARGLWLWAIVWPEESGLLMYDELVLTDLRDAGAEVDLLPCGALTPRLLA
- a CDS encoding magnesium and cobalt transport protein CorA; protein product: MSMIRDLRAVVRPALRKSTASYDYGPTRDAITGTSAVVDCAVYRDGVRCTDSIGLRDALDTVRAGRASEQCDGSDGFVWIGLHEPTEQEFAGIAEEFGLHPLAVEDAVHAHQRPKLERYDNSLFTVFKTIRYVEHAELTATSEVVESGEVMVFTGRYFVITVRHGGHGSLRALRHRLEDDPELLAKGPSAVLHAIADQVVDDYLAVSDAVQDDIDEVEIDVFSAEPGKSSRGGDAGRIYQLKREVLEFKRAVSPLLRPMQLLGERPMRLIDPEIQKYFRDVADHVARVHEQVTGFDDLLNSILQANLAQATVVQNEDMRKITAWAAILAVPTMITGVYGMNFDHMPELHWQYGYPTVVGAILVICYVIHRGFRRNGWL